The window AGCTTGGCCAGCAGGTTCTGCACGTGCCCGTCGACGGTGCGGGTGGACAGGACCAGACGTTGGGCGATGGCCCGGTTGCTGAGGCCCTCGGCGATCAGGTCGGCGATCTCCCGTTCGCGGCGGGTCAGGCCGGGGTCGTCGCCGGCGGGCGCCGGTGCCACGGCGGTGGGCTGTCGCAGGGCGTAGCCGATGGCGGCTTCGAGGGTGGGCTGGACACCCTGCTCGAAGGCGGCCCGGTAGGCGGCCGGCCGCAGCGCGCGGGTGGCGGCCGCCGCGCACCGGTCGTGGTGGACACCCAGCGGCGGGCCGAAGACGCCGACGTGGGTGCCGATGCTGCGCCAGATCGAGTACGCCGTACCCAGCAGCTGGGCGGCCCGTTCCGGCCGGCCGGCCGAACCGGCGATCCACCCCAGCGTCTCGATCATCAGGCCGGCGCCGACCGCGTCGCGGAACCCGGACTGCAGACCGAGCGCGGCCAGCACCAGGTGGTGGGCCTGTTCCGGGTCGCCGCGGCGCCAGGTGTCGAAGGCCAGGACCCAGCGGGCGTACGACTGGGACAGATGCTCGCCGCGGGCCTCGCCGACGTCGATGGCCCGCCGGGCGATGGCGGTGGCCTGCTCGTGTTCGCCGCAGTGCGACAGTGTGATCGCCAGCTGGAACTGGGCGTGCAGGACGCCGGCGGTCTCACCGGCGGTCTCCAGCGCGTCGACGGCCGCCCGGAATTCGGTGATGGCGGCCGGCATGTCGCCGCGGAACAGGTTCGCCGTTCCGGCCTGGCTGGCGGCGTGCGCGGCGGGCACCGGGTCGCCGGTGGCCGCGGCGACCCGCCGGCACTCGGCCAGCCGTTCGCGGGCGGTCTCCTGGTCGCCCTGCAACAGCGGCACCCACGCGCCGACCCAGAGCGCGTCGGCGCGGGCCCGGCCGTCCGGGGCGGGCCGGGCCAGGGCTCGCTCCAGCCATTCGCGGCCCTCGCTGATCAGCCCGTCCGCGGACCAGTGCCAGCGCAGCGCCGCGGCCAGGGTCAGGGCCGGTTCGGCGCCGTCCGGGTCGGTGAGGAACTCCTCGAACGCGGCCCGCAGGTTGCCGTGCTCGGCGCGGACCCGGGCGAGGGTCTGCTCCTGGCCGGGGCCGCACCAGTCGCGCTCCCCGCGGACGGCCAGGTCCAGGTAATACGCCCGGTGGCGGCGGCGCAGGGTGTCCTGTTCGCCGAGTTCCGCGAGCCGGCTCTGGCCGTACTCCCGAATGGTCTCCAGCATGCCGAACCGCGCGCCGCGGTGGGTGACCAGGGACTGTGTCGCGAGTTGGTCGAGAAGGTCGAGGATGTCGGCGCGTTCCAGGCCGTCGCCGGCGCAGACGGCCTCGGCGGCGTCCAGGTCGAAGCCGCCGGTGAAGACCGACAGCCGGGCCCACAGTCGCTGCTCGGCCGGGGTGCACAGGCCGTAGCTCCAGTCGACGGTGGCCCGTAGCGTGCGCTGTCGGGGTGCGGCGACCCGGCTGCCGACGCTCAGCAGGGCGAACCGGTCTTCGAGGCGTTGCAGGAGCTGGTCGATGGAGAGGGTGCGCAGTCGGGTCGCGGCCAGCTCGATGGCGAGCGGGATGCCGTCGAGGCGGGTGCACAGCCGGGCCACGGCTTCGCTGTTGACGCCGGTGACGGTGAAGCCGGGTGCGACGGCGGCGGCCCGATCGGTCAGCAACGTCACCGACTCGACCGGGCTCAAGGGTGGTACGGGCAGGACGTGCTCGCCGTCGATGCCGAGGCTCTGCCGGCTGGTGGCCAGGATCCGGGTGCCCGGGGCGTGCCGTAGGACGGTGTCGGCGAGGGTGGCGCAGGCGTCCAGGACGTGTTCGCAGTTGTCCAGCAGGAGCAGCGCCTGCCGGTCGGTGAGGAACTCGGTCAGCCGGTCGAGGGCGGGCCGGGCCGACTGGTCGCGGATGGCCAGGGCGGCGGCGACCGCGGACGCGACCCGGCCGTCCTCGGTGAGCGCGGCCAGGTCGACGAACCACACCCCGTCCGGGAAGGCGCGGCGGGCCTCGCCGGCCGCCTCGACGGCCAGCCGGGTCTTGCCCGCGCCGCCCGGCCCGGTCAGGGTGACCAGCCGTGACGTGGCCAGCCGCTCCCGGACCTGGCCGATCTCTCGCCGCCGCCCGACGAAGCTGGTCACGGCAGCGGAGAGGTTACCCACCGTTCGCACCATAAGAGGGTGAACCTTGCGCTTGTACGGGCGGAATACGATCGCGGCATGCCGGCGCGAGTTCGGCGGACGTGGATCCGCCGGCCCAGGGTAGCTGAGTTCATTCTTCTCGCGGTCCTTCTGGTGGTGGTCGCTTTCGTCGCCCTGCCACTGGTCTGGGTGGTCCTGGTGGCGTTCGTGTTCTGGACGTACCTGCGGATGTTCTGCTTTCCGTTGTTGACCGAGCAGTACCGCAACGTGTGGCGCAGGCGGCTGCACGGCGTCTCCACGCAGGGGACGGTGGTGGGCGTGGACGTCCGCACCGACGAGGACCCGGAGTGGGCGCAGGTCCGGGTGGACGCCTCGGACGTGGTGGTCCTGGTGTCGCTGGGACGGCTACGGGTGGGTGACCGGGTCGGTGTCCGCTACTACCCGCCGGACCCCCGTTCGGCGGTCCGGCTCGATCGTTCGTTCGGCACGCTGCTGGGCCTGGCGGTCCTGGAGGTGCTGCTCGTCGCCTACCAGGTGGCGGTCCTGGCGTACGCGGGCCGGCTGGTCTACGCCCTGATCTGAGGTCAGTCGGTGAGCGGGAAGCAGCCGGCGAACGGATCGGGTAGCGCGCGCCAGGCGTCGGATCCGTCGGCGAGTTCGGGGTCGGTGAGCAGGCAGGCGTTCAGGAGTTCGGTGATCGCCCGGTGGTCGAGGTGCAGGCCGATCAGGGCGAGCACGGTCCGCCGGTCGCCGTAGTAGGGGGTCCCAGTCGAGGTCGGCGGCGAGTCGACGTTCGTCGCTGGTCTCGGTCCACCGGTCGGCGGGCAGGGCGGCCAGCCAGTAACCGAGGCTGCCGAGGCTGGTGCCGCCACCGGCGAATTCGAAGGCGATGGCGGTGTCCGGCTGACTGGCGATCCACAGTTGGCCGCGGCCGCGTAGCGCGTGTTCGGTCAGGTCCTCCAGGGCGTCGTGCAGGCGATCCGGGTGGAACGGTCGGCGGGTCCGGAAGACGATCGAGGTGACCCCGTGGTCGTCGTCCGGATCGTGTACGGCGATCGGCCGACCCTCGAGGGCGAGTCCGAGCAGGCCGGGGCGGCCGGGGTCGTGTCGGCCGGTGCCGCGGACGAGCGTGGACAGGGCGGTGCAGTCGAGGTTCGGTGAGGTGCCGGTGTCGACCTGGATCGCCCACGGGGCGAGGCGGTGGATCAGGGTGCCGAGCCGGCTGATGTCGGTGCCGTCGGCGCCGGGGCGGCTCCAGATGACGACGGTGTCGCTGAACTCGACCTGGTGCACGACCACTTCGGCGACCGCCCGGTGGTCGTCGTCGGCCGCGTGCAGGTCGCGGTCGCGCAGGTCGTCGGGGCTGGCCAGGTCGTCGAGGAAGGTGTCGGCGTCGACGACGGTGACGTAGGAGTCGAAGCGCACCGCGTCGGTCACCGCCGTGCCGTCGACCACGCAGTGGACACAGGCGGCGGCGACGGCCTCGGGTTCCACCACGGTCGGCAGGACCAGCAGCAGGTCGCGGCCGGGGTGCTCGCGGGCCAGCCGGACCAGGGTGGGCAGCACGTCCTCGCGCAGGGTGCAGGAGACGCATCCGTGCACCAGTTCGACGGCGGTGTGTTCCAGCACCGCGGCGGCGGACTCGACGGTACGGCTGACCAGTCCGTGCCGGAGGCCGGTGAGGTCGTGGCGGACCGCGATCAGGGTGTCGTCGGCGATGAGCAGGGCCCGCGCGGTGGCTTGGACGGCGCTGGTCGAGAAGCCGGACAACACGGTGACGGCGGGCCGCTGATCCACGGGCACGGGCAGGACGGAGGTGATCGGGTTGGCACTCACCCGCTCATCTTGTCGCGCCCACTTGGTAATGACAACGGTTTTCATTATAGAGTTTCGGCATGTCCTTCGTCTGTGACGTGACAGGCGCGAAGCCGAGCTTCGGCAACGCCGTGTCACATTCCCACCGCCGCACCCGACGCCGCTGGAACCCGAACGTCCAGCGCCGCCGCTTCCGGCTCGCCGACGGCACCACCGTCCGCCTCCACGTCAGCACCACCGGAATCAAGATCATCGACCGGGACGGCATCGACTCGGTCGTCGCCCGCCTGCGCGCCAAGGGGGTACGGCTCTGATGGCCAGGAGCACCGACATCCGCCCCGTGATCAAGCTGAAGAGCACCGCCGGCACCGGGTACACCTACGTCACCCGCAAGAACCGCCGCAACGACCCGGACCGCCTGGTGCTGCGCAAATTCGACCCGCTCGCCCGGGCCCACGTCGACTTCCGGGAGGACCGCTGATGGCCCGCCTCAGCCTCACCCTGCGCGAGAGACGACGCACCGAACTCGCCGAGCGGTACGCCGACCGCCGCGCCGCACTGAAGACGACGATCTCCGCGCCGTCGACCGATCCGGACGAGCGCGCGGCCGCCGTACGGGCACTGGCGGCGCTGCCCCGCGACTCGAGCCGCTGCCGGCAGCGCAGCCGCGACCAGATCGACGGCCGGCCCCGCGGCGTGCTGACCCGGTTCGGCCTGTCCCGGGTC of the Actinoplanes sichuanensis genome contains:
- the rpmG gene encoding 50S ribosomal protein L33 gives rise to the protein MARSTDIRPVIKLKSTAGTGYTYVTRKNRRNDPDRLVLRKFDPLARAHVDFREDR
- a CDS encoding ATP-binding protein codes for the protein MGNLSAAVTSFVGRRREIGQVRERLATSRLVTLTGPGGAGKTRLAVEAAGEARRAFPDGVWFVDLAALTEDGRVASAVAAALAIRDQSARPALDRLTEFLTDRQALLLLDNCEHVLDACATLADTVLRHAPGTRILATSRQSLGIDGEHVLPVPPLSPVESVTLLTDRAAAVAPGFTVTGVNSEAVARLCTRLDGIPLAIELAATRLRTLSIDQLLQRLEDRFALLSVGSRVAAPRQRTLRATVDWSYGLCTPAEQRLWARLSVFTGGFDLDAAEAVCAGDGLERADILDLLDQLATQSLVTHRGARFGMLETIREYGQSRLAELGEQDTLRRRHRAYYLDLAVRGERDWCGPGQEQTLARVRAEHGNLRAAFEEFLTDPDGAEPALTLAAALRWHWSADGLISEGREWLERALARPAPDGRARADALWVGAWVPLLQGDQETARERLAECRRVAAATGDPVPAAHAASQAGTANLFRGDMPAAITEFRAAVDALETAGETAGVLHAQFQLAITLSHCGEHEQATAIARRAIDVGEARGEHLSQSYARWVLAFDTWRRGDPEQAHHLVLAALGLQSGFRDAVGAGLMIETLGWIAGSAGRPERAAQLLGTAYSIWRSIGTHVGVFGPPLGVHHDRCAAAATRALRPAAYRAAFEQGVQPTLEAAIGYALRQPTAVAPAPAGDDPGLTRREREIADLIAEGLSNRAIAQRLVLSTRTVDGHVQNLLAKLGFSSRSQVAAWVARVPVSGPDRVTPP
- the rpmB gene encoding 50S ribosomal protein L28 — encoded protein: MSFVCDVTGAKPSFGNAVSHSHRRTRRRWNPNVQRRRFRLADGTTVRLHVSTTGIKIIDRDGIDSVVARLRAKGVRL
- the rpsN gene encoding 30S ribosomal protein S14; this translates as MARLSLTLRERRRTELAERYADRRAALKTTISAPSTDPDERAAAVRALAALPRDSSRCRQRSRDQIDGRPRGVLTRFGLSRVRFRELAHRGELPGIRKASW